In Candidatus Defluviibacterium haderslevense, the following are encoded in one genomic region:
- a CDS encoding PKD domain-containing protein, which produces MKNLYLFFLLFVFFDTHLLQAQACTINGEASVCRNNVYKYDVGISAGEKVNWKLQNMKGRIISVNHDSVTILWTKAGTESLVAEVRDVNGNLLRTCTLTINIKDFEYFTLEYFPKPPEKTENQACKGDLLQFITRHLINYSYRWTYNDSIIVDSTSHSINIIMGLEQMVDVCVEITNDVNGCMEKVCKRIYLLDLPQFSFRIDSSSSRNFCTHSEITFKADPPAISAPPSLFNNYEWSVMSNNQVIESSSQTYYSPYNYTFLTSGNYTVRLTVTNQYGCSHSESMELTIEDGNSSLNQFTNVVCKGQSITYTTNNLCTSYQWGVEGGTIQYVSNDSCTILWDKDPSSGYGIIRITKSGCSTGVCDEEEFYKVYIMGGDNPIKGEVYFCSGQFQQRFSINPIPNASYIWRISSKNGSGNISLIDSTKPTCITNFLSFTGTFTLSCEVKSSIPACSTYQSSTNITVYNFSVNGDTELCYGEDATFIIAPGMSVSNKHVILKLNGIIQYEYTTSDSVITIPHQYLTQSDDHYNIEVIIDMGQSMTCTTTKDFKVMDPVLPPFSILGPNIICPNTEYRYSSDKVGSNKISWEIENGIIIDTANAAVIVTWLDTTADKVLKVRREFNGCLSEYTSLEVLLKNISTIDILGSDTVCVESMNDYTCSESTADTYEWSIIPSEAGRITSYHNDSMTVEWSNLNGLQTAIIRLVIHYCNDKSLTKDKIVYFNLGDTMKINYVNNCLGDSTLLYLSHHYSNSYIWDFGDGSATVTTSSDSVWHHFNQDNNYNVTVQATQPYSCIIQNPTFYNIHIYPKHKLRFVYAEICPHESALIQTCDELLCIPPNIHFMKYVKFSASGVPNSGDYRFTINRNNQLWYTVNSTSPTLLIYGNQFSGTEFKLQIIIESIGNIPCITPDTLTLLACEDVPPVICNAKEIQISIDTLYFDKCNTANYEGTIAVFGDSDIVYKEWQIFEGNSNPVVRNIEFPFQLLDQQYTFQNAGPYRIDLVAGRKSIDGDSIVQICDTVASRSGIIYTIPDIIYKWECNGTAYKLIAYASGTYYNPSGAAPIHKWYVNNVYIGIHDTIILDSLTYAGNSVNLRLVSFISTNSCESKLNVLIPKLNTATIIQMDSSCRNNLISFVSNVLPVNYPKISSYLWDFGDNSFSKTKNPQHTFKDTGTYNVQFTIINEFGCTYLAEKIIKILPNELDGYVSCTPDTCRSQYQLKFNQTYGNPIQKYKWTTGQVINPISINSSDSYRVTITDVNGCMFESQKEVLINDPLITIEGPDKACPDELTEFTIFTVGDYDLKVTNGNSLILSSGNNKYSIQMPSNKDSIIIKVEAKKGNVVCKTITKVVKINKITNFVLINDSITCDPFRLRIKTNPEFSVIWNDQNGIISSGTSILTSKKGNYGATLIDSSGCFLYVVTPIQGRPRVGINITGEDYICDSIFFDGIPKKINFLITEYPASSWKILIDNVVVDSANGSNPRSLTLTKNMENKEIKLVVKDAFGCQIESKSYKFHILPCSCNASYVTIAASLDHYTDSADYDIYKIIGVIRIPSGFDICPEGLEFLNPVEWIRYPTLVQNGPYIELRNGLVRQPRDSCNGTVQFTVHWCKGEITCSKTQTLYYDCCPIEPDICDLRVNQVQCNYPSMGSISIDLEVYLKEAFILNSACRNGIITIEYPLTNVISSPPYYFTLTEHGPSTHNISFTGTMGQGPFCFYVRIKSTNLACNEECILGPICINTNTCQVINGNQFAIITNNCSGQNGDGTNSWNILTQINNPDGQYVIESVNANGGTMQDNYYDINGIHCTLIMPSSSTTATLQLMVHDLNQGIVFNTAQTISLDQCIMGHSKKVINTTPMYSLQAIPNPSSHLTTFYYKMVKNPISPIIKIYNIASNQEIVKIPCNEHGFSEFDASNLPSGVYYIILEENGYKRNVQKWVVLR; this is translated from the coding sequence ATGAAAAATCTGTATTTATTCTTTCTTCTGTTTGTTTTTTTTGACACCCATTTACTCCAAGCCCAAGCTTGTACCATCAATGGTGAAGCGTCCGTATGCCGGAATAATGTTTATAAATATGATGTTGGAATATCAGCTGGTGAGAAAGTAAACTGGAAGCTTCAGAACATGAAAGGCAGGATTATTAGTGTAAACCATGATTCTGTAACTATCTTATGGACTAAAGCAGGAACAGAATCACTTGTGGCTGAAGTCCGAGATGTCAATGGTAATCTGTTAAGAACATGTACATTGACTATTAATATAAAAGACTTCGAATATTTTACATTAGAATATTTTCCAAAACCTCCGGAAAAAACCGAAAATCAAGCCTGTAAAGGCGATCTATTACAATTTATTACCAGACATCTTATTAATTATTCTTATCGGTGGACTTATAATGATTCTATAATTGTAGACAGTACCTCTCATTCCATAAATATTATTATGGGATTAGAACAGATGGTTGATGTATGTGTAGAGATCACGAATGATGTTAATGGATGTATGGAGAAGGTATGCAAACGAATCTACTTACTTGACCTGCCTCAGTTTAGCTTTAGAATAGATTCCAGTTCTTCTAGGAATTTCTGTACACATTCAGAAATTACTTTTAAAGCAGATCCGCCAGCCATATCAGCTCCACCTTCATTATTCAATAACTATGAATGGTCTGTAATGTCTAATAATCAGGTAATAGAATCTTCCTCCCAAACTTACTATTCACCCTATAATTATACCTTTTTAACCAGTGGGAATTATACGGTCAGACTCACGGTAACCAATCAATACGGATGCAGTCATTCGGAATCCATGGAGCTTACTATTGAAGATGGAAATTCATCTCTTAACCAATTCACCAATGTAGTATGTAAGGGACAATCAATAACATATACTACCAATAATTTATGCACTTCATATCAGTGGGGTGTAGAAGGTGGTACAATACAGTATGTATCAAATGATAGTTGTACCATCTTATGGGATAAAGATCCTTCATCTGGTTATGGAATCATCAGAATCACTAAATCCGGATGTTCTACCGGAGTTTGCGATGAAGAGGAATTCTATAAAGTCTATATCATGGGAGGAGATAATCCCATAAAAGGTGAGGTCTATTTTTGTTCAGGGCAATTCCAACAGCGCTTTTCCATTAATCCAATTCCTAACGCAAGCTATATATGGCGAATATCATCAAAGAATGGTTCAGGAAATATAAGCTTAATTGATTCTACCAAGCCCACTTGTATTACAAATTTTTTATCTTTTACCGGAACATTTACATTAAGCTGTGAGGTTAAATCATCCATTCCTGCCTGCAGCACTTATCAGAGTTCGACCAATATAACTGTATATAATTTTAGTGTTAATGGAGATACTGAGTTATGTTATGGAGAAGATGCTACTTTTATCATTGCACCTGGGATGTCTGTGAGTAATAAACATGTAATATTAAAACTCAACGGTATTATTCAATACGAATATACGACTTCTGATTCCGTTATTACGATACCTCATCAATACTTGACCCAATCAGATGATCATTACAATATAGAGGTCATAATAGATATGGGACAAAGTATGACTTGTACGACTACCAAAGACTTCAAAGTTATGGATCCTGTACTTCCACCTTTTTCGATTTTGGGTCCTAATATTATATGTCCCAATACTGAGTACAGATACTCCTCAGATAAGGTAGGTTCAAATAAAATATCTTGGGAGATCGAGAATGGAATAATCATTGACACTGCTAATGCCGCTGTAATAGTCACATGGCTCGATACCACCGCTGATAAAGTACTTAAGGTGCGAAGAGAATTCAATGGATGTCTCTCTGAGTATACTTCATTGGAAGTATTATTGAAGAATATCTCCACCATTGATATTCTTGGTTCGGATACAGTATGTGTAGAATCTATGAATGATTATACATGCAGTGAATCCACTGCAGATACTTATGAATGGAGTATTATCCCTTCTGAAGCAGGAAGAATTACTTCATACCATAATGATAGTATGACAGTAGAATGGAGTAATCTAAATGGACTTCAGACTGCTATAATTAGACTGGTCATCCATTATTGTAATGATAAATCCTTAACCAAGGATAAAATAGTGTATTTTAATCTAGGAGATACCATGAAGATTAATTATGTGAACAACTGTCTTGGCGATTCTACATTACTATATCTGTCCCATCATTATAGTAATTCATATATATGGGATTTTGGAGATGGTTCAGCTACAGTGACTACCTCTTCAGATTCAGTATGGCATCATTTTAATCAAGATAATAATTATAACGTAACTGTCCAAGCTACACAACCCTATTCATGCATCATTCAAAATCCTACATTCTATAATATTCACATTTATCCAAAGCATAAATTGAGATTCGTATATGCAGAGATATGTCCTCATGAATCTGCTTTGATTCAGACCTGTGATGAATTATTGTGTATTCCACCGAACATACATTTTATGAAGTATGTAAAATTCTCTGCATCTGGAGTACCCAATAGTGGGGATTATCGATTCACTATCAATCGGAATAATCAGCTGTGGTATACTGTAAATTCTACTTCCCCTACCTTACTCATCTATGGGAATCAGTTTAGTGGTACTGAATTCAAGCTTCAGATCATTATTGAATCCATAGGGAATATCCCATGCATTACTCCTGACACATTAACATTATTGGCCTGTGAGGATGTTCCTCCAGTCATCTGTAATGCCAAAGAAATCCAGATAAGTATAGATACATTATACTTTGACAAATGTAATACTGCTAATTATGAAGGCACAATAGCAGTCTTTGGAGATTCTGATATCGTATACAAAGAATGGCAAATATTCGAAGGTAATTCCAATCCTGTTGTTCGAAATATTGAATTCCCATTCCAACTTTTAGATCAACAATATACCTTTCAGAATGCGGGCCCATACAGAATTGACCTAGTAGCAGGTAGAAAGAGCATTGATGGAGATTCTATAGTTCAGATTTGTGATACAGTAGCTAGTAGATCAGGTATTATCTATACTATTCCGGATATAATCTATAAATGGGAATGCAATGGAACTGCATACAAGCTCATAGCGTATGCTTCCGGTACTTACTATAATCCTTCAGGAGCCGCACCAATTCATAAATGGTATGTTAATAATGTTTATATTGGAATACATGATACGATAATATTAGATTCATTGACATATGCGGGTAATTCGGTCAATCTTAGGTTAGTTTCTTTCATTTCCACTAACTCTTGTGAAAGCAAATTAAATGTACTCATACCAAAACTGAATACAGCAACAATAATTCAAATGGATTCAAGTTGTCGAAATAATCTAATATCTTTTGTTTCAAATGTGCTACCGGTGAATTATCCAAAAATAAGTAGCTATTTATGGGATTTTGGAGACAATAGTTTTTCCAAAACAAAAAATCCACAACATACATTTAAAGATACAGGAACTTATAATGTACAATTTACGATAATCAATGAGTTCGGATGTACTTATCTAGCAGAAAAAATCATCAAGATATTACCCAATGAATTAGATGGTTATGTGTCATGTACACCCGATACTTGCAGATCACAATACCAACTTAAATTTAATCAAACCTATGGTAATCCTATCCAAAAATATAAATGGACTACAGGGCAAGTGATAAATCCAATATCAATAAATTCTAGTGATAGTTACAGAGTAACAATAACTGATGTCAATGGATGTATGTTTGAATCACAAAAGGAAGTATTGATTAATGATCCTTTAATAACTATAGAAGGACCTGATAAAGCATGCCCAGACGAATTAACAGAATTTACAATTTTTACGGTTGGGGATTATGATTTAAAAGTGACTAATGGAAATAGTCTAATATTAAGTTCAGGAAATAATAAGTATTCCATCCAAATGCCAAGCAATAAAGATAGTATTATTATAAAGGTGGAGGCTAAAAAAGGAAATGTGGTCTGTAAAACAATAACAAAAGTTGTCAAAATAAATAAAATTACCAACTTTGTATTAATTAATGACAGTATTACTTGTGATCCTTTTAGATTAAGAATAAAAACCAACCCAGAATTTAGTGTTATTTGGAATGACCAAAATGGGATAATTTCTAGCGGTACTTCTATTCTGACTTCGAAAAAAGGAAATTATGGTGCAACATTAATAGATTCATCTGGATGTTTTTTGTATGTAGTAACACCAATCCAAGGAAGACCAAGAGTTGGAATTAATATAACTGGGGAAGATTACATTTGTGATTCCATATTTTTCGATGGTATTCCGAAAAAAATAAATTTTTTGATAACGGAGTATCCAGCTTCCTCATGGAAAATTCTCATAGATAATGTTGTGGTTGATTCAGCAAATGGTTCTAATCCTAGATCATTGACTCTTACCAAAAACATGGAAAATAAGGAGATTAAGTTAGTCGTAAAGGATGCATTTGGTTGTCAGATAGAATCGAAGTCTTACAAATTTCATATACTTCCATGTAGTTGTAATGCATCTTATGTGACTATAGCGGCATCTCTAGATCATTATACAGATTCTGCAGATTATGATATTTATAAAATTATTGGAGTTATACGTATACCTTCTGGTTTTGACATTTGTCCAGAAGGTTTAGAATTTCTTAACCCAGTAGAATGGATTCGATACCCTACATTAGTCCAAAATGGACCATATATTGAATTGAGAAATGGTCTTGTAAGACAACCTCGCGATTCATGTAATGGCACGGTCCAATTCACTGTTCATTGGTGCAAAGGCGAAATTACATGTTCAAAGACGCAAACTTTATACTACGATTGTTGTCCTATAGAACCTGACATTTGTGATCTTAGAGTTAACCAAGTACAATGCAATTATCCTAGTATGGGATCAATAAGCATTGATCTAGAGGTATATCTTAAAGAAGCATTTATACTGAATAGTGCTTGTCGTAATGGAATCATTACGATAGAGTATCCATTAACAAATGTAATAAGTTCACCTCCTTACTATTTCACACTAACAGAACATGGTCCATCCACTCATAACATCTCTTTCACTGGCACTATGGGCCAAGGACCATTTTGCTTCTATGTCAGAATTAAATCTACAAATTTAGCTTGCAACGAAGAATGTATTTTAGGTCCGATTTGTATAAATACAAATACGTGTCAAGTTATTAATGGTAATCAATTCGCAATTATTACAAATAATTGTAGTGGTCAAAATGGTGATGGAACTAATTCATGGAATATTCTAACTCAAATTAATAACCCTGATGGTCAATATGTAATAGAATCAGTTAATGCCAATGGTGGTACGATGCAAGATAATTATTATGATATAAATGGAATTCATTGCACATTAATAATGCCTTCAAGTTCTACCACTGCGACTTTACAACTCATGGTCCATGATTTAAATCAAGGAATAGTTTTTAATACTGCACAAACTATTTCATTGGATCAATGTATAATGGGTCACTCCAAAAAGGTAATAAATACTACTCCAATGTATTCATTACAAGCCATTCCAAATCCATCTTCTCATTTAACGACTTTTTATTATAAAATGGTTAAAAATCCAATCTCACCAATAATAAAAATATATAATATTGCTTCAAATCAAGAAATTGTTAAAATCCCATGTAATGAGCATGGATTTTCAGAGTTTGATGCTAGTAATTTACCTTCCGGCGTTTATTACATTATTTTAGAAGAAAATGGTTACAAACGAAATGTTCAAAAATGGGTAGTGTTAAGATAA
- a CDS encoding gliding motility-associated C-terminal domain-containing protein, protein MKVLFSRLLYIFVLFQSTISLIYGQQYTSTIPSDCPSGLETSIWYMGTHGIDWRSGTPQPDSFFYSAIGIGEGHSSICDKQGNLLFYSDNDYIYNRNHQIMAGCPRFSNRSSVMCAIVPMPGSDSLYYFFTPDQFPTITGPPYKLRCVQIDMSQDNGLGAVVTPELMLIDSSSEQVLAVKHCNGRDWWIICQNAVTEVFYSFLLDTSGILFNQKVTSTSGNIHNISNEQYKTGELAISNSGEYLIECTVGHPSQVELHQFDPSSGIISNGYELFDTITTAKNRKYLTCAAFSADDSKVYLTGADTFDAIFQVDLQDPDSLVVRQRINRIIQQLGFGVGGPVLGRDDRMYITTFMKFFKTLHVIHQPNEYGQACELKLNDFYLGGKSGLSAPNFAVGLERPYRAVVQGKKIICKDSVAHFLVKEACPHITEWMLPDGGEIRHKFGDSLEVMFPDTGVYRVIASYPIRCGYKSDTHRVQVNRCHCAHQFSLIQADTSVCIGNTSTIAFNTNASSYLIDGIKLSNPTVTLIDLKKDTLLKIYLTYPDACDTVINIKIRVIPIDSSQTIMEFCTGDSVYVQDQWYHQDGELRILDINQQGCDSIILIKLKTKRTESFTTNYKICEGDSIWIFTPNGGKWIRSNENDTILWQNQDGCDSVYIYQVSVIPSYHETVSMYKCNLDSIFYQGTYFLKDTSFLNYYTSQYGCDSIVRINIINYPNSIATHTIHNICNGDSIQIDNIWYHDSITIITQFNNQYGCDSFHMTQVKLFPIPEPTAITFYFCIGDSVQIEQIWYTTASEFTVHKSNMHSCDSVIHYTVIPYEDIYVDLDDTLELISGGTHTLSGLHSMNVTRFRWYPSEYLSCIDCPNPEIKAIQDGTYYLEVSDGNGCTAIDSIFIHVKNLTSEIFIPNIFSPNADSKNDTWNITFSDSRSKIITLQLFERWGQQVYSCESYPNGMGSNCNGWDGMVNNRLCLPNVYIYLINWENGAGERFLIKGDVTLLR, encoded by the coding sequence ATGAAAGTATTGTTTTCAAGGTTATTATACATATTCGTCCTATTCCAAAGTACTATATCTTTAATCTATGGACAGCAATATACATCCACCATTCCATCAGACTGTCCATCTGGATTAGAGACTTCGATCTGGTATATGGGTACTCATGGGATAGATTGGCGATCTGGCACACCTCAGCCGGATTCATTCTTCTACAGTGCCATAGGTATAGGAGAAGGCCACTCCAGTATCTGTGATAAACAGGGCAATCTACTCTTCTACTCAGATAATGATTACATCTATAATCGGAATCATCAGATCATGGCAGGGTGTCCCCGATTCTCAAATCGATCCTCTGTCATGTGCGCCATTGTCCCCATGCCTGGAAGTGATTCCTTATATTATTTTTTTACCCCAGATCAATTTCCTACCATAACTGGACCACCATATAAATTGAGATGCGTCCAGATAGATATGAGTCAGGATAATGGACTTGGCGCAGTAGTTACTCCAGAACTGATGCTTATAGATTCCAGTTCCGAACAAGTGCTGGCAGTTAAACATTGTAATGGACGTGATTGGTGGATAATCTGTCAGAATGCAGTAACAGAGGTCTTTTATTCATTCCTATTAGACACCAGCGGCATTCTATTCAATCAAAAAGTAACATCTACCTCTGGGAACATACATAATATATCAAATGAACAGTACAAAACAGGAGAGTTAGCGATATCCAATTCAGGTGAATACCTTATTGAATGTACTGTAGGACATCCTAGTCAAGTAGAATTGCATCAATTCGATCCAAGTTCAGGCATAATCTCAAACGGGTATGAATTGTTTGACACCATAACAACTGCCAAAAATAGAAAATATCTCACATGTGCTGCATTTTCGGCTGATGACTCCAAAGTTTATCTTACTGGTGCAGATACATTTGATGCAATATTTCAAGTAGACCTTCAGGATCCTGATTCTTTGGTGGTACGGCAGCGTATTAACAGAATAATACAACAATTAGGTTTTGGCGTAGGGGGACCCGTTCTAGGCAGAGATGATAGAATGTACATTACCACATTCATGAAGTTTTTTAAAACACTACATGTCATCCATCAGCCCAATGAGTATGGTCAGGCCTGTGAACTTAAGCTTAATGACTTCTATCTGGGAGGTAAGTCAGGTCTAAGTGCACCGAATTTCGCAGTAGGATTAGAAAGGCCCTATAGGGCTGTAGTTCAGGGAAAGAAAATTATATGTAAGGATAGTGTGGCTCATTTTCTTGTGAAAGAGGCCTGTCCACATATAACAGAATGGATGCTACCTGATGGAGGAGAGATTAGGCACAAGTTTGGTGACTCCCTTGAAGTTATGTTTCCTGATACAGGAGTATATCGCGTTATAGCTTCTTATCCGATACGATGTGGATATAAGTCTGATACCCATAGGGTACAGGTTAATCGCTGTCATTGCGCCCACCAATTTAGTCTGATACAAGCTGATACATCAGTTTGTATAGGGAATACTTCGACAATAGCATTTAATACGAATGCAAGTTCATATCTTATAGACGGTATCAAGCTCTCTAATCCTACTGTAACACTAATTGACCTTAAGAAAGATACATTGTTAAAGATCTATTTAACTTATCCTGACGCTTGTGATACTGTAATTAATATTAAAATTCGTGTGATTCCTATCGATAGTAGTCAGACAATAATGGAATTCTGTACTGGAGACTCCGTGTATGTCCAGGATCAATGGTATCACCAAGATGGTGAACTAAGAATATTGGACATTAATCAACAAGGGTGTGATTCTATAATTCTAATCAAATTAAAGACAAAGCGAACAGAATCATTTACCACTAATTATAAAATCTGTGAAGGAGATTCTATCTGGATATTTACGCCAAATGGGGGTAAGTGGATAAGATCAAATGAAAACGATACTATATTATGGCAGAATCAAGATGGTTGTGATTCTGTTTATATATATCAAGTATCTGTTATTCCTTCATATCATGAGACAGTAAGCATGTATAAGTGTAATCTAGATTCCATATTCTACCAAGGAACTTATTTTTTGAAGGATACTTCATTTCTGAACTACTATACCAGCCAATATGGTTGCGATTCTATTGTTAGAATTAACATCATTAATTATCCTAATTCTATAGCTACGCATACCATACATAACATCTGTAATGGGGATTCTATACAAATAGATAATATTTGGTATCATGACTCGATCACCATAATAACTCAATTCAATAATCAATATGGTTGCGATTCATTCCATATGACACAAGTAAAACTCTTTCCCATTCCTGAACCTACAGCTATTACATTCTATTTCTGTATTGGAGACTCGGTCCAGATTGAGCAAATATGGTATACTACTGCCAGTGAATTCACTGTTCATAAATCGAATATGCATTCTTGTGATTCAGTAATCCATTATACAGTTATTCCATACGAAGATATTTATGTAGATCTTGATGATACCTTAGAATTAATTAGTGGAGGCACGCACACATTAAGCGGTTTACATTCCATGAATGTAACTAGATTCAGATGGTACCCATCAGAATATTTATCTTGCATTGATTGTCCGAATCCAGAAATTAAGGCTATTCAAGATGGAACTTATTATCTAGAAGTAAGTGATGGTAATGGATGCACAGCAATAGATTCTATATTTATTCATGTCAAGAATCTAACTTCAGAAATATTTATTCCAAATATATTCTCACCGAATGCAGATTCCAAAAATGACACATGGAATATAACATTCTCAGATTCCAGAAGTAAAATAATTACTTTACAATTGTTCGAGAGATGGGGACAACAAGTATACTCCTGTGAATCCTATCCTAATGGCATGGGATCGAATTGTAATGGTTGGGATGGGATGGTGAATAACCGTCTATGTCTACCTAATGTATATATTTATTTAATTAATTGGGAGAATGGTGCAGGGGAACGATTTTTAATTAAAGGAGATGTGACGTTGTTGAGGTAA